DNA sequence from the Gemmatimonadota bacterium genome:
TCATAAACCCGTATTTACCTGTCCATATATTGAGTGGTATTTCAAATAAGTTTCTTGCCTGAATCCACTGGATGCCTGCTTAAAACATGCAGGCATGACGAACGACGGTTGTCATTGCGGCAGGGTTTTAGCCGCAATCCAGTCTATCAAAAAAATGTTAACAGATTGGTTTATGGCTCAAAGTCTATTATTTGACTTTAAGGACAAATCATGAAAATTCTCCGCACAGAACAAAACGTTCCATCTCTTCCAAAACCCAACCAGTGTCGCGTTGTGTACTCCGATAAACTCCCACCCGTTGAACTAATTACCGCAACATTTGTATATGCATTTGACGGAGACCGCTTGCTCATGACACATCTCAAATCGCGCGGCTGGGACCTGCCCGGCGGCCATATTGAATCTGGCGAAACACCTGATCGTGCAGCCCGTCGAGAAGTCTATGAAGAAACAGGTGCCCGTCTAAATCAGATAGACATTTTTGCTCATATCCACATGCACATTGACGGGCCCGAACCCGATGATTATGCTTACCCTTATCCCGATTCCTACATGGTCTTTTACTGGGCACATATTGACACACTTGAAAATTTTAACGAAACCGACGAAGTGAGCGAACGCGGTCTATTTGGCCCTGAACGAACGCGACAAACCCATTATATCACAAACAACCGGGAACTCTATCGCGCTGCATTTGAATGCGCCGTTGACCTGACCCCCAAACCCGAAGCCCCCTGGAAACACAAAGCCTTTGCCCTCATCCTTCGTCTAGATCATTCGGGGTACAAACTCCTCGCTCTTTTGGGGTATGCCCCTTGTATTGAAAACCCGCCTCCACTGCGTTTTCCCGGCGGGAATTTGGACCCGGGAGAAACACCCGAAGAAGCTATGTATCGCGAACTCTACGAAGAATCGGGCCTGGGACGCTTAAAAATCCTTCGCAAACTCGGCGTTCACCACTATTACAAATACTACATCCAATCCAATGTCGAACGGCATGACTATCTACTCCTCGCCCCGCGCAACACACCCGACCAATGGTCTCATGTTGTCACAGGAAAGGACGCCGACGCCGATTACACCTTCAACTACCAGTGGATAGGAGCAGATGAAATCGACAGCCTCTCCGACGAACTCAACACATTTGTCACACCCGAACATATTCCCGAACTATTCAAATGAGTAGCCTCGAGATTTTTTCAGTAGTAAATCCCACTGATATCCCACCCAAAGACAGACACATCTACCCATCCAGTCCCGTCTCCTTCTTCTGCATTAATCTCAACACCCTCGCACGCCAGCAACACTCGCTGATTATCCACATGCGGCGTCAAACACCCTTTTGAATCCAAAATGCGATGCATGGGATACGTCTGTCCCGCCACGCGCTTCATATACGTAGGCAACACGCGGTAATACGAACGCGACACCCCCAGAACATCCACAATCTGTTTATACGTCATCACCTTCCCAAAAGGAATCTGTTTTACAACCCACAAAAATCGATCCAAGGTCTGATCAGGCACGGGATCATAACACCTGGACAAAACCCTGACCGGATCGCCTTCACAAACGACACCCCCGGTCAACACCACAGCCAAAAACCCCCTCTGATTCTCCAATGACTGAATCGGTTTTACGCCCAACGTCCCGATATACTTGCACACCTCACAATGATACGTCAACCGAACTGTAGCGGAATCCCCGAACTGCAAAACCGAACCCGACGGCAAATCGTCCAGCGGCAACCCGGCAACAACGACATTTTCCCGCAAAT
Encoded proteins:
- a CDS encoding NUDIX domain-containing protein: MKILRTEQNVPSLPKPNQCRVVYSDKLPPVELITATFVYAFDGDRLLMTHLKSRGWDLPGGHIESGETPDRAARREVYEETGARLNQIDIFAHIHMHIDGPEPDDYAYPYPDSYMVFYWAHIDTLENFNETDEVSERGLFGPERTRQTHYITNNRELYRAAFECAVDLTPKPEAPWKHKAFALILRLDHSGYKLLALLGYAPCIENPPPLRFPGGNLDPGETPEEAMYRELYEESGLGRLKILRKLGVHHYYKYYIQSNVERHDYLLLAPRNTPDQWSHVVTGKDADADYTFNYQWIGADEIDSLSDELNTFVTPEHIPELFK